Proteins co-encoded in one Streptomyces sp. SLBN-31 genomic window:
- a CDS encoding MFS transporter: MLKTVREQASGLTKDQRNAFVAAYLGWAMDAFDYFLVVLVYSEIADDFGVSLTDMAFLTTVTLVMRPVGALIFGMWADRKGRRVPLMADVVFYSLVGFACAFAPNYTVLLVLRLLYGIGMGGEWGLGAALAMEKIPAERRGFWSGLLQSGYSLGYLLAAVAFLGIEPAFGWRGLFAFSLVPALVALWVRTRVEESEVWEKSVAVNRTPAHQVFRNPAVLRRFVYLVALMTAFNWMSHGTQDVYPTFVKKGLGLSPDTAIAIAVVYNVGAMIGGSLLGAYSERLGRRRTIMVAAAAGLVVVPFFVLSTTAGRLMLSSFLMQVCVQGAWGVIPAHLTEMSPDAIRGFYPGVTYQLGNLIAALNLPIQEAVAERHGYPAAMTWTVVPALTAVIVLSAVGKEAKGIRFGSTGTRAPTTAATDSV; the protein is encoded by the coding sequence ATGCTGAAGACCGTTCGGGAACAGGCATCGGGACTCACCAAGGACCAGCGCAACGCCTTCGTCGCCGCCTACTTGGGGTGGGCGATGGACGCCTTCGACTACTTCCTCGTCGTACTCGTCTACAGCGAGATCGCCGACGACTTCGGTGTCTCGCTCACCGACATGGCCTTCCTCACCACCGTCACCCTCGTGATGCGGCCGGTCGGTGCCCTGATCTTCGGCATGTGGGCGGACCGCAAGGGCCGGCGCGTGCCGCTCATGGCCGATGTCGTCTTCTACTCGCTCGTCGGCTTCGCCTGCGCCTTCGCGCCCAACTACACCGTGCTGCTGGTGCTGCGGCTGCTGTACGGCATCGGGATGGGCGGCGAGTGGGGCCTCGGCGCGGCACTGGCCATGGAGAAGATCCCCGCCGAGCGGCGCGGTTTCTGGTCGGGGCTGCTGCAGAGCGGCTACTCGCTGGGTTACCTGCTCGCCGCCGTCGCGTTCCTCGGCATCGAACCCGCCTTCGGCTGGCGCGGGTTGTTCGCCTTCAGCCTGGTGCCCGCCCTCGTCGCCCTGTGGGTGCGGACGCGGGTCGAGGAGAGCGAGGTGTGGGAGAAGAGCGTGGCCGTCAACCGCACCCCCGCCCACCAGGTGTTCAGGAACCCGGCGGTGCTGCGGCGCTTCGTGTACCTGGTGGCGTTGATGACCGCCTTCAACTGGATGTCGCACGGCACCCAGGACGTCTACCCGACCTTCGTCAAGAAGGGCCTGGGCCTGTCGCCGGACACCGCGATCGCCATCGCCGTGGTCTACAACGTCGGCGCGATGATCGGCGGATCCCTGCTCGGGGCCTACTCCGAGCGGCTGGGCCGCCGCCGCACGATCATGGTCGCGGCCGCCGCGGGCCTGGTCGTGGTGCCCTTCTTCGTGCTGTCCACCACCGCGGGCCGGCTGATGCTCTCCTCCTTCCTGATGCAGGTGTGCGTGCAGGGGGCCTGGGGCGTCATCCCCGCGCATCTGACCGAGATGAGCCCAGACGCAATCCGCGGCTTCTATCCGGGTGTCACCTACCAGCTCGGCAACCTGATCGCCGCCCTCAACCTGCCCATCCAGGAGGCTGTCGCCGAACGGCACGGCTATCCCGCGGCGATGACCTGGACCGTGGTGCCGGCCCTGACCGCGGTGATCGTGCTCAGCGCCGTCGGCAAGGAGGCCAAGGGCATCCGGTTCGGCAGCACCGGCACCCGGGCGCCGACCACCGCGGCGACCGACAGCGTGTAG
- a CDS encoding nucleoside deaminase, with amino-acid sequence MIDIAKEYRVGLPAWIDEELADVPAVVPGREERMRLVHRLADRNWRAGDGGPFAALVAERDTGRIVSVGVNVVLASGVSSAHAEVLALGLAQRATGSWDLGGEGLPAHELVVNWRPCVQCYGAALWSGVRGLVIAGAGPELEELTTFDEGPLRTDWAEQFEERGIEVVGDVLREEALTVFRAYREAVDAGDIVVYNARGGSK; translated from the coding sequence ATGATCGACATCGCCAAGGAGTACCGCGTCGGGCTGCCGGCGTGGATCGACGAGGAGCTGGCCGACGTACCGGCCGTCGTCCCGGGCCGTGAGGAGCGTATGCGGCTGGTGCACCGGCTTGCCGACCGCAACTGGCGTGCGGGCGACGGCGGTCCGTTCGCGGCGCTCGTCGCCGAGCGGGACACCGGCCGGATCGTCTCGGTCGGCGTCAACGTCGTCCTCGCCTCCGGTGTCTCAAGCGCGCACGCCGAGGTCCTCGCGCTCGGTCTGGCCCAGCGGGCGACGGGCAGCTGGGACCTCGGCGGCGAAGGGCTCCCGGCGCACGAACTGGTCGTCAACTGGCGCCCCTGCGTGCAGTGTTACGGAGCCGCCCTGTGGTCCGGCGTGCGGGGTCTGGTGATCGCCGGCGCCGGACCGGAGCTGGAGGAGCTCACCACGTTCGACGAGGGACCGCTGCGCACGGACTGGGCCGAGCAGTTCGAGGAGCGGGGTATCGAGGTCGTGGGTGACGTGCTGCGCGAGGAGGCCCTGACGGTGTTCCGCGCCTACCGGGAGGCCGTCGACGCCGGGGACATCGTCGTCTACAACGCGCGCGGGGGCTCCAAGTAG
- a CDS encoding cysteine desulfurase-like protein, producing MTYDISALRSRFPALAAGTAHFDGPGGTQTPEPVIRAIADALANPLSNRGQVTVGERNADAIVTGARQAMADLLGAHESGIVFGRSATQLTYDFSRTLASTWQPGDEVVVTRLDHDANIRPWAQAAARAGATVRWADFDPATGELTVDHVRAVLSERTRLVAVTAASNLIGTRPAVADIARLARETGALTYVDGVHHTAHARVDLERLGADFYVCSPYKFLGPHLGVLAARPELLETLHPDKLLPSTDTVPERFELGTLPYEFLAGTRAAVDFLAELDSSATGSRRERLATSFAALEEHERVLRERLDKGLSALEGVTVHSRATDRTPTLLLTFAHHSTADAYRFLAERAVHAPSGSFYAIEASRRLGLGDTGGLRVGLAPYNDTEDVDRLLTGLSEFLALPATDAR from the coding sequence GTGACCTACGACATCAGCGCACTGCGCTCCCGGTTCCCGGCCCTGGCCGCGGGAACCGCCCACTTCGACGGCCCCGGCGGCACCCAGACGCCCGAACCCGTCATCCGGGCCATCGCGGACGCCCTGGCGAATCCCCTGTCGAACCGGGGACAGGTGACGGTGGGGGAGCGCAACGCCGACGCCATCGTCACCGGGGCCCGGCAGGCCATGGCCGACCTGCTCGGCGCACACGAGTCCGGGATCGTCTTCGGGCGCAGCGCCACCCAGCTCACGTACGACTTCTCCCGCACCCTCGCCAGCACCTGGCAGCCCGGCGACGAGGTGGTCGTCACCCGGCTCGACCACGACGCCAACATCCGCCCCTGGGCGCAGGCCGCCGCCCGGGCCGGGGCCACCGTGCGCTGGGCCGACTTCGACCCCGCGACCGGGGAGCTGACCGTGGACCACGTCCGGGCCGTACTGTCCGAGCGCACCCGGCTGGTCGCCGTCACCGCCGCCTCCAACCTCATCGGAACGCGCCCCGCCGTGGCCGACATCGCCCGGCTGGCGCGCGAGACGGGCGCACTGACCTACGTCGACGGCGTCCACCACACCGCCCACGCGCGCGTCGACCTGGAGCGGCTCGGTGCCGACTTCTACGTCTGCTCGCCGTACAAGTTCCTCGGCCCGCACCTCGGAGTGCTCGCCGCCCGGCCGGAGTTGCTCGAGACCCTGCACCCGGACAAGCTGCTGCCGTCCACCGACACCGTCCCGGAGCGCTTCGAACTGGGCACCCTGCCCTACGAGTTCCTCGCCGGAACCCGCGCGGCCGTCGACTTCCTCGCCGAACTCGACAGCAGTGCCACGGGAAGCCGCCGCGAACGCCTGGCCACCTCCTTCGCGGCGCTCGAAGAGCACGAGCGAGTCCTGCGCGAGCGGCTCGACAAGGGCCTGTCGGCGCTGGAGGGCGTCACCGTTCACTCCCGGGCCACCGACCGCACCCCCACCCTGCTGCTGACCTTCGCGCACCACAGCACCGCCGACGCCTACCGCTTCCTCGCCGAACGCGCGGTCCACGCCCCTTCGGGCTCCTTCTACGCGATCGAGGCCTCCCGTCGGCTCGGCCTCGGCGACACCGGCGGGCTGCGCGTCGGACTCGCGCCCTACAACGACACCGAGGACGTCGACCGGCTGCTGACCGGACTGTCCGAGTTCCTGGCCCTCCCCGCCACCGACGCCCGCTGA
- a CDS encoding substrate-binding domain-containing protein, which produces MHRNRNTPTVRDARSTATALVVAVVVLAGCERGSSSGPAHSTSGPSGCPAAQTRAQAAVSRAERTDVPWNGPTSGPTAVAGKTIVYVAQTMTNPGVAGAADSVRKAAGVIGWDVRVIDGGGTPAGIQAAMSEAVDVRPSGIVIGGFDPGSTSQQVARANAAGIPLIGWHAVASPGPSRRPRLFTNVTTKVEDVARASAQWVISSSGGTAGAVVFTDASIPFAKYKSDLIRKELATCAGVKLLAYENIPIPDASSRTPREISSLLSRFQGRWTHSVAINDLYFADAAPAFRAAGKKGSGPPFNIGAGDGDPSAFQRINSRQYQAATVPEPLSLQGWQIVDEFNRAFSGRPASGYVAPVHISTADNSHGATTWDPVGYREAYRKIWGT; this is translated from the coding sequence GTGCACCGCAACCGCAACACCCCCACCGTCCGCGACGCGCGATCCACTGCCACCGCCCTGGTGGTCGCGGTCGTCGTGCTGGCCGGCTGTGAACGCGGCTCGTCGAGCGGTCCGGCGCACTCCACCTCGGGTCCGAGCGGCTGCCCCGCGGCCCAGACCAGGGCCCAGGCCGCCGTCAGCCGGGCGGAGCGGACCGACGTCCCCTGGAACGGGCCGACAAGCGGTCCCACCGCGGTGGCCGGCAAGACCATCGTCTACGTCGCCCAGACCATGACCAATCCCGGAGTCGCGGGCGCCGCGGACAGCGTGCGGAAAGCCGCGGGCGTCATCGGCTGGGACGTGCGGGTGATCGACGGTGGCGGCACGCCCGCCGGCATCCAGGCGGCGATGAGCGAGGCCGTGGACGTCAGACCCTCGGGGATCGTCATCGGGGGCTTCGACCCGGGCTCGACCTCGCAGCAGGTGGCGCGTGCGAACGCGGCGGGCATCCCGCTCATCGGCTGGCACGCGGTCGCCTCCCCCGGCCCCAGCCGGCGCCCCAGGCTCTTCACCAATGTCACCACCAAGGTCGAGGACGTGGCCAGAGCCAGTGCGCAGTGGGTCATCTCGAGCTCCGGCGGCACGGCCGGGGCCGTGGTCTTCACCGATGCCTCGATCCCCTTCGCCAAGTACAAGTCCGACCTGATCAGGAAGGAGCTGGCCACCTGCGCGGGGGTGAAGCTGCTCGCGTACGAGAACATCCCGATCCCGGATGCCAGCAGCCGCACGCCCCGGGAGATCTCCTCACTGCTCTCCCGCTTCCAGGGGAGATGGACCCACTCCGTCGCCATCAACGACCTGTACTTCGCCGATGCCGCCCCGGCGTTCCGCGCGGCCGGCAAGAAGGGTTCCGGCCCGCCCTTCAACATCGGCGCCGGCGACGGCGACCCCTCCGCCTTCCAGCGGATCAACAGCAGGCAGTACCAGGCGGCCACCGTGCCGGAGCCGCTGTCCCTGCAGGGCTGGCAGATCGTCGACGAGTTCAACCGGGCCTTCTCCGGCCGGCCGGCCAGCGGGTATGTGGCCCCCGTCCACATCAGCACGGCCGACAACAGTCACGGCGCCACGACCTGGGATCCGGTGGGATACCGGGAGGCGTACCGGAAGATCTGGGGCACGTGA
- a CDS encoding SpoIIE family protein phosphatase, producing the protein MSANGMASSSYPLSAAGVGAAPERDDALVRAVVHAVEVTGAHTGSVFLLSGDRRSLVVAASCGTPPSLLSGWRRIPVSSRMPVAEACRSGRMVHLAGAEETMRRFPQLSIALPYPFGSASVPVRAGERTFGAIAVVWTARPDGTGLSRAQRGQLRSAADRLGTALAGLRARGTLGEYDERTAPVLVPLPSSPMIRVGLFDWNLDTGALTADDELCAIFGIPPREFDGQAATLAACIEPADLPGFRSAARAAVEEGHVLAHGLRILDGRGGHRLVELWGRVPESPDDSGASCHLVGAVLDSGSGMAAVAAIERLADGFFALSPDGRLTYANHSLEDLLRVRQDELLGRRPWDVLPWLADPVYEDRYRAALISQQPVSFLVRRPPDEWLVFSLHPGAQGMTGWASRVRQPVPAGTGPGTQVAEEARPISLAPPPAVPRVGSLYRVLSLGSALTEAVTAHEVFDAVADQLLPAFGGQKLAIAVVEERRLHLLAQRGYSKRFLARFEGTPLHARLPVTDALTSGAPLFVESRKQLRESYPGLMVGHTNSWAFLPLIASNHPVGACMLGFDDIHRFPDEERGVLTALGGLIGQALERARLYDAEFALARGLQNALLPHRLPTLPGLNITGRYLPGTRGMDIGGDWYDVIPTGDEVALIVGDVEGHNVPAAAAMGQLRSAMRAFVAAGQRPSDVVAGTNRLHMDLDPVLLASCCYAQFHPRSGIVRIVRAGHLPPLLRLPDGNTKILDVPGGPLLGIDATAHFPESELRLAPGAVLALYTDGLIERRDSDIGSDVERLRGSLARLGGGGLDDLADGLLRDACHASPDRADDIALLLTEYAPPR; encoded by the coding sequence GTGTCGGCCAACGGTATGGCGTCGAGTTCATACCCGCTCAGCGCCGCGGGTGTCGGCGCAGCGCCCGAGCGCGACGACGCGTTGGTGAGGGCCGTGGTCCATGCCGTGGAGGTCACCGGAGCACATACCGGAAGCGTGTTCCTGCTCTCCGGTGACCGTCGCTCGCTCGTCGTGGCCGCGTCCTGCGGGACACCGCCCTCCCTGCTCAGCGGGTGGCGTCGGATCCCGGTCAGCAGCCGTATGCCGGTGGCGGAGGCGTGCCGCTCCGGGCGCATGGTCCACCTGGCCGGCGCGGAGGAGACGATGCGGCGCTTCCCCCAGCTCTCCATCGCCCTGCCCTACCCGTTCGGCTCTGCATCGGTCCCCGTACGGGCGGGCGAGCGGACCTTCGGCGCCATCGCCGTGGTGTGGACGGCAAGGCCTGACGGGACAGGACTGTCGAGGGCGCAGCGCGGGCAGCTGCGCTCCGCCGCCGACCGGCTGGGCACCGCCCTCGCCGGACTGCGGGCCCGCGGCACGCTCGGTGAGTACGACGAGCGGACGGCTCCGGTACTGGTCCCGCTGCCGTCCTCTCCGATGATCCGCGTGGGCCTGTTCGACTGGAACCTCGACACCGGAGCCCTCACCGCCGACGACGAGCTGTGCGCGATCTTCGGGATTCCGCCCCGGGAGTTCGACGGACAGGCGGCCACGCTGGCGGCCTGCATCGAGCCCGCGGATCTGCCCGGGTTCCGGTCCGCCGCACGTGCCGCGGTCGAGGAGGGGCACGTACTGGCGCACGGCCTGCGCATCCTGGACGGCCGAGGCGGGCACCGCCTCGTGGAGCTGTGGGGCCGGGTGCCGGAGAGCCCCGACGACTCGGGGGCCTCGTGCCACCTGGTCGGCGCCGTGCTCGACTCGGGGAGCGGCATGGCGGCCGTGGCGGCCATCGAACGGCTCGCGGACGGTTTCTTCGCGCTCTCTCCCGACGGACGGCTCACCTACGCCAACCACAGCCTGGAGGATCTGCTGCGGGTCCGCCAGGACGAACTACTCGGCCGGCGCCCCTGGGACGTCCTGCCGTGGCTGGCCGATCCGGTGTACGAGGACCGCTACCGGGCCGCCCTCATCTCCCAGCAACCGGTCTCCTTCCTGGTCCGCCGCCCACCGGACGAGTGGCTGGTCTTCTCCCTCCACCCGGGCGCGCAGGGCATGACGGGCTGGGCCTCACGCGTGCGACAGCCCGTACCGGCCGGCACCGGACCCGGTACACAGGTCGCCGAGGAGGCACGGCCCATCTCCTTGGCGCCGCCGCCCGCCGTCCCCCGCGTGGGTTCCCTCTACCGGGTGCTCTCGCTGGGCAGTGCCCTCACCGAGGCGGTCACCGCGCACGAGGTGTTCGACGCCGTCGCCGATCAGTTGCTGCCCGCTTTCGGCGGCCAGAAACTGGCGATCGCCGTGGTGGAGGAGCGGCGCCTGCACCTGCTCGCGCAGCGCGGCTACTCGAAGCGCTTTCTCGCCCGGTTCGAAGGCACCCCGCTGCACGCCCGGCTGCCCGTGACGGACGCGCTGACCTCCGGGGCCCCGCTCTTCGTCGAGTCCCGGAAGCAGCTGCGTGAGAGCTATCCCGGGCTCATGGTGGGTCACACCAACTCCTGGGCGTTCCTGCCGTTGATCGCCTCGAACCACCCGGTCGGCGCCTGCATGCTCGGCTTCGACGACATCCACCGGTTCCCGGACGAGGAGCGCGGGGTGCTCACCGCGCTGGGCGGCCTGATCGGCCAGGCCCTGGAGCGCGCCAGACTCTACGACGCCGAATTCGCCCTCGCCCGCGGCCTGCAGAACGCGCTGCTGCCGCACCGGCTGCCCACTCTGCCGGGGCTGAACATCACCGGACGTTATCTTCCGGGCACCCGGGGGATGGACATCGGCGGCGACTGGTACGACGTCATCCCCACCGGCGACGAAGTCGCACTGATCGTCGGGGACGTCGAGGGGCACAACGTCCCCGCCGCGGCCGCCATGGGCCAGCTGCGCAGCGCCATGCGGGCCTTCGTCGCCGCCGGCCAACGACCGAGCGACGTCGTCGCCGGCACCAACCGGCTGCACATGGACCTCGACCCGGTGCTCCTCGCCAGCTGCTGCTACGCCCAGTTCCATCCCCGCTCGGGGATCGTGCGCATCGTCCGGGCGGGCCATCTCCCGCCCCTGTTGCGCCTGCCCGACGGGAACACCAAGATCCTGGATGTGCCCGGCGGCCCCCTGCTCGGCATCGACGCGACGGCACACTTTCCGGAGTCGGAGCTGCGTCTCGCTCCCGGAGCGGTCCTGGCCCTCTATACGGACGGGTTGATCGAGAGGCGCGACTCGGACATCGGCTCCGACGTCGAGCGACTCCGGGGGTCGCTGGCCCGGCTTGGCGGGGGTGGCCTGGACGATCTGGCCGACGGGCTGCTGCGGGATGCCTGCCACGCCTCCCCCGACAGGGCGGACGACATCGCGCTCCTGCTCACCGAGTACGCCCCACCACGTTGA
- a CDS encoding ABC transporter permease, translated as MTGSPSPAAPPPRPRRSGPPRRLARLHGRSGQLIGAYGLLTLTALLFLIFSLTLPRTFPTRDTVDSILSNQSIPAILALAAMVPIVTGAFDLSIGYGLGLAHVMVMQLVVGAGWPWPLACLTVIAGGGVVGVLNGVVVEFGRIDSFIATLGTGSMMYAVTGWVTGGGRIVAGPQGLPAAFTDIYDSTFLGLPVPAFYVLALAVALWVVLERLPLGRYLYVIGSNPRAADLVGIPTRKYTVYAFAASGLIVGFDGVLLAAQQQIGNPSVGLDYLLPAFVGALLGSTAIKPGRPNALGTLVAVAVLAVGLTGIAQMGGDFWTVPLFYGGTLLIAVGLAGYSARRRLRTGAVVARGSPTATQDDGTRASPP; from the coding sequence GTGACCGGCTCCCCCTCTCCGGCTGCGCCCCCACCACGGCCGCGTCGCTCGGGACCACCGAGGCGACTCGCCCGACTGCACGGCCGCAGCGGGCAACTCATCGGCGCCTACGGCCTCCTGACCCTCACCGCCCTGCTCTTCCTGATCTTCTCCCTCACCCTGCCGCGTACCTTTCCCACCCGGGACACCGTCGACTCGATCCTGTCCAACCAGTCGATCCCGGCCATCCTGGCACTCGCCGCGATGGTCCCCATCGTGACCGGCGCGTTCGACCTCTCCATCGGCTACGGTCTCGGCCTGGCGCACGTCATGGTGATGCAGCTCGTCGTGGGCGCCGGCTGGCCTTGGCCGCTCGCCTGCCTCACGGTGATCGCCGGAGGGGGTGTCGTGGGCGTCCTCAACGGTGTCGTCGTCGAATTCGGACGGATCGATTCGTTCATCGCCACGCTCGGGACCGGCAGCATGATGTACGCGGTGACCGGATGGGTCACCGGCGGCGGCCGGATCGTCGCCGGCCCGCAAGGCCTCCCGGCCGCCTTCACCGACATCTACGACTCGACGTTCCTCGGCCTGCCGGTTCCCGCCTTTTACGTGCTCGCGCTCGCGGTCGCCCTCTGGGTGGTGCTGGAGCGGCTGCCGCTCGGCAGGTACCTGTACGTCATCGGCTCGAACCCACGCGCCGCCGACCTGGTCGGCATCCCGACCCGCAAGTACACCGTCTACGCCTTCGCCGCGTCGGGACTGATCGTCGGCTTCGACGGAGTGCTGCTCGCGGCCCAGCAGCAGATCGGCAATCCCAGCGTCGGCCTCGACTACCTGCTGCCCGCATTCGTCGGGGCCCTCCTCGGCTCCACCGCCATCAAACCCGGGCGCCCCAACGCCCTGGGCACCCTCGTCGCCGTCGCCGTCCTGGCCGTCGGCCTCACCGGCATCGCCCAGATGGGCGGCGACTTCTGGACGGTGCCGTTGTTCTACGGCGGCACCCTGCTCATCGCCGTCGGACTGGCCGGCTACTCCGCTCGTCGCCGACTGCGCACCGGTGCGGTCGTCGCCCGCGGTTCGCCCACCGCGACACAGGACGACGGCACGCGGGCCAGCCCTCCATGA
- a CDS encoding IclR family transcriptional regulator, with translation MHRSTTATATAAAPPRTGPLAPARSPGLAGPLSATSGRGVLEGAFALLDALRHREDAGVTMLAAACGLPKTTAYRLLDQLVELGAVERSAGRYRIGPGMFRLGQGWQPHPGLRAAAQRPLRRLAAATGTTATLAVLYEGQTLILDRTATDLSRPVPDDRRIWPWYTATGKILAAWAGPDLALGPLPRSWPDEAALIRESGVAYDREEVLEGVCCAAVPVFVAGGVPVPALGVLTGPDHRLQRLAGTARRAASAITAALGRQR, from the coding sequence GTGCATCGATCGACTACGGCGACCGCGACCGCCGCGGCGCCCCCACGGACCGGACCGCTCGCCCCGGCGCGCTCGCCCGGCCTGGCCGGACCGCTGTCCGCGACATCCGGACGCGGCGTGCTGGAAGGCGCCTTCGCCCTGCTCGACGCCCTGCGTCACCGGGAGGACGCCGGAGTGACCATGCTGGCCGCTGCGTGCGGTCTGCCCAAGACGACCGCGTACCGGCTGCTCGACCAACTCGTGGAGCTGGGGGCCGTCGAACGCAGTGCCGGCCGCTATCGCATCGGACCCGGCATGTTCCGTCTGGGCCAGGGCTGGCAGCCGCACCCGGGTCTGCGCGCGGCCGCGCAGCGGCCACTGCGGCGGCTGGCGGCCGCCACCGGCACGACCGCCACCCTCGCCGTGCTGTACGAGGGGCAGACGCTGATCCTCGACCGGACCGCCACCGACCTCTCCCGGCCGGTCCCCGACGACCGGCGGATCTGGCCCTGGTACACGGCGACCGGCAAGATCCTGGCCGCCTGGGCGGGACCCGACCTGGCGCTCGGACCGCTGCCCCGGTCCTGGCCGGACGAGGCCGCCCTCATCCGGGAGTCCGGCGTCGCCTACGACCGCGAGGAGGTGCTGGAGGGCGTCTGCTGCGCCGCCGTACCGGTGTTCGTCGCCGGTGGGGTACCGGTGCCGGCGCTGGGTGTCCTGACCGGGCCGGACCACCGCCTGCAACGCCTCGCCGGGACGGCCCGCCGGGCGGCGTCGGCCATCACGGCGGCCCTCGGACGGCAACGCTGA
- a CDS encoding cytochrome P450: MIGFPLGASTTLAELARDPHPRLALLRAHEPVSWLPELNGWLVTRRDLALDVMRDAAAFTVDDPRFTTAQVVGPSMLSLDGAEHTRHREPFAAPFRPRAVREGFGSFIERETDRLITEIETTGAAELRRAFAGPLAVAVVTEALGLAGTTTDTVLSWYEAIVRAVSDLTAGAAAGPAGATAYARLKDAVEATVADRRASSLLVSAADRLAPAEVASNAAVLMFGGIETTEAMITNALLHLLSHPDQLALVRTDPALLDGAIEESLRLEPGAAVVDRYATRDTRLGPATVRRGDLVTVSLAGANRDPAVFPDPDRFDVRRDNARLQLAFAHGPHHCLAAHLARLETRIALQRLLERLPGLRLDPGRPASPYGLVFRKPDTLHLRWDVPSGPADCRSRPTTP; the protein is encoded by the coding sequence GTGATCGGATTCCCCCTCGGCGCCTCGACCACGCTCGCCGAACTCGCCCGCGATCCGCACCCGCGGCTGGCACTCCTGCGCGCGCACGAGCCGGTGTCGTGGCTGCCCGAGCTGAACGGCTGGTTGGTGACCCGCCGTGATCTGGCGCTCGACGTGATGCGGGACGCGGCCGCCTTCACCGTCGACGACCCCCGGTTCACCACCGCGCAGGTGGTCGGGCCGAGCATGCTGTCCCTGGACGGCGCCGAGCACACCCGCCACCGCGAGCCCTTCGCCGCCCCCTTCCGGCCCCGGGCGGTCCGGGAGGGGTTCGGCTCCTTCATCGAGCGGGAGACCGACCGACTGATCACCGAAATCGAGACGACCGGCGCCGCCGAACTGCGCCGCGCCTTCGCGGGCCCCCTCGCCGTCGCCGTCGTCACCGAGGCCCTCGGCCTGGCCGGCACCACCACGGACACCGTGCTCTCGTGGTACGAGGCCATCGTGCGAGCGGTCTCGGACCTCACCGCCGGTGCGGCGGCCGGACCCGCCGGCGCCACCGCGTACGCGCGGCTGAAGGACGCCGTGGAGGCCACCGTCGCGGACCGGCGGGCGTCCTCGCTGCTCGTCTCCGCCGCCGACCGGCTGGCACCGGCCGAGGTGGCGTCCAACGCGGCGGTGCTGATGTTCGGCGGCATCGAGACCACCGAGGCGATGATCACCAACGCGCTGCTGCACCTGCTGAGCCACCCCGACCAGCTCGCCCTCGTGCGGACCGACCCCGCGCTGTTGGACGGCGCGATCGAGGAGTCCCTGCGCCTCGAACCGGGCGCGGCCGTCGTCGACCGCTACGCCACCCGCGACACACGGCTCGGACCGGCCACCGTCCGCCGCGGCGACCTCGTCACCGTCTCCCTGGCAGGCGCCAACCGCGACCCGGCCGTCTTCCCCGACCCGGACCGTTTCGACGTCCGCCGCGACAACGCCCGCCTGCAACTGGCCTTCGCCCACGGTCCGCACCACTGCCTCGCCGCCCACCTCGCCCGCCTGGAGACCCGCATCGCCCTTCAGCGCCTGCTCGAACGACTCCCCGGCCTGCGCCTCGACCCCGGGCGGCCCGCCTCGCCGTACGGCCTGGTCTTCCGCAAGCCGGACACCCTGCACCTGCGATGGGACGTCCCGTCCGGCCCGGCGGACTGTCGGAGCCGACCCACGACGCCGTAG